The following proteins are co-located in the Agromyces laixinhei genome:
- a CDS encoding ABC transporter permease, whose product MVEAEGEDGQGCRGDDAREGGRPLVNLVLEAIAWIIDPANWTGAGSIPERIVQHLAISVIVLAIAALIALPIGAFVGHTGRGRELTVMIAGGLRALPTLGVLTLFGLWLGIGLRAPIIALVILAIPPLLAGAYAGLESVDRRTVDAARAMGMRERQIVGKVELPLGMPIVVGGIRSATLQIVATATLAAYIADFGLGRFIFAGLKTRNYDEMLGGSILVILLALAIDGVFAIVQRLVVPAGVRATRTRQLRSGPTRPRAVVGQPVTEGNRE is encoded by the coding sequence GTGGTCGAGGCCGAAGGCGAAGACGGGCAGGGGTGCCGCGGCGACGACGCTCGTGAAGGAGGTCGACCGCTCGTGAACCTCGTGCTCGAGGCCATCGCCTGGATCATCGACCCCGCGAATTGGACCGGGGCCGGGAGCATTCCCGAGCGCATCGTGCAGCATCTCGCGATCTCGGTGATCGTGCTCGCCATCGCCGCGCTCATCGCGCTGCCGATCGGAGCGTTCGTCGGGCACACCGGGCGGGGCAGAGAGCTCACGGTGATGATCGCGGGCGGCCTCCGTGCGCTGCCCACCCTGGGCGTGCTGACCCTGTTCGGACTCTGGCTCGGCATCGGCCTGCGCGCACCGATCATCGCGCTCGTCATCCTCGCGATCCCGCCGCTGCTGGCGGGAGCGTACGCGGGTCTCGAATCCGTCGATCGGCGCACGGTCGACGCCGCGCGCGCCATGGGCATGCGCGAGCGGCAGATCGTCGGCAAGGTCGAACTCCCGCTCGGCATGCCCATCGTCGTGGGCGGCATCCGGTCTGCGACGCTGCAGATCGTCGCGACGGCGACGCTCGCAGCCTACATCGCCGATTTCGGCCTCGGCCGGTTCATCTTCGCGGGGCTGAAGACCCGCAACTACGACGAGATGCTCGGCGGTTCGATCCTCGTGATCCTGCTCGCTCTCGCGATCGACGGCGTCTTCGCCATCGTGCAGCGCCTCGTCGTGCCCGCCGGCGTGCGGGCGACCAGAACCAGACAGCTCCGCTCAGGGCCGACCCGGCCCCGAGCGGTCGTGGGGCAACCCG
- a CDS encoding ABC transporter permease, producing the protein MTWFWANLDLVGELLLIHLALSVPAIILSFVISVPIGWLAHRHQWSRGVLLTLCGLLYAIPSLALLIALPVVTGQRTTSPINLVVALTLYGIAVIVRTAADAFDAVEPDVRQSATAIGYSSTGRFWAVELPLAGPVLLSGLRVVIVSTVSLATIGAVIGVQSLGSLFTDGLQRGIEGEIVTGIVATMALAIGLDWASVALGRMLMPWSRPKAKTGRGAAATTLVKEVDRS; encoded by the coding sequence GTGACCTGGTTCTGGGCGAACCTCGACCTGGTCGGCGAGCTGTTGCTCATCCACCTGGCATTGTCGGTGCCCGCGATCATACTGAGCTTCGTGATCTCCGTGCCGATCGGATGGCTCGCGCATCGCCACCAGTGGTCGCGCGGGGTGCTGCTCACGCTCTGCGGGCTCCTGTACGCGATCCCGTCGCTCGCGCTGCTCATCGCACTGCCGGTCGTCACCGGGCAGCGCACGACCTCCCCGATCAACCTCGTGGTCGCGTTGACGCTCTACGGCATCGCCGTGATCGTACGTACCGCCGCCGACGCGTTCGACGCGGTCGAACCCGACGTGCGGCAGTCGGCGACCGCGATCGGCTATTCGTCGACGGGCCGCTTCTGGGCGGTCGAGCTGCCGCTCGCCGGACCGGTGCTGCTCTCCGGACTCCGGGTCGTCATCGTGAGCACCGTGAGCCTCGCGACGATCGGCGCCGTCATCGGCGTGCAGAGTCTCGGCAGCCTCTTCACCGACGGGCTGCAGCGTGGTATCGAAGGCGAGATCGTGACGGGCATCGTTGCCACCATGGCCCTCGCGATCGGGCTCGACTGGGCGAGCGTGGCCCTCGGGCGGATGCTCATGCCGTGGTCGAGGCCGAAGGCGAAGACGGGCAGGGGTGCCGCGGCGACGACGCTCGTGAAGGAGGTCGACCGCTCGTGA
- a CDS encoding ABC transporter ATP-binding protein — protein MIEFRGVTKQFPDGTVAVSGVDIVIPPRKTTVLVGSSGSGKTTLLRMINRMVDATSGQVLIDGTDVATLEPVGLRRGIGYVMQNSGLLPHRKVIDNVATVPMLCGERRREAHARALELLDTVGLDRSLADKYPSQLSGGQQQRVGVARGLAVDPNILLMDEPFGAVDPIVRAELQRELLRLQGELGKTVVFVTHDIDEAFLLGDQVVIMQLGGQISQAASPAEILANPADDFVADFVGADRGKRALHVTEVDGRRLVVDDDGRPAGVLAS, from the coding sequence ATGATCGAGTTCCGTGGCGTCACGAAGCAGTTCCCCGACGGCACCGTCGCCGTCTCGGGCGTCGACATCGTCATCCCGCCGCGGAAGACGACGGTCCTCGTCGGCTCTTCCGGCTCGGGCAAGACGACGCTCCTGCGCATGATCAACCGCATGGTGGATGCGACGTCGGGCCAGGTGCTCATCGACGGCACGGATGTCGCCACGCTCGAACCCGTCGGGCTTCGACGCGGTATCGGCTACGTGATGCAGAACTCGGGGCTGCTGCCGCACCGAAAGGTGATCGACAACGTCGCCACCGTGCCGATGCTCTGCGGCGAACGGAGGCGCGAAGCGCACGCTCGGGCGCTCGAACTGCTCGACACCGTGGGGCTCGACCGCTCGCTCGCCGATAAATATCCGAGCCAGCTCTCGGGTGGGCAGCAGCAACGCGTCGGCGTCGCACGCGGACTCGCCGTCGACCCCAACATCCTGCTCATGGACGAGCCGTTCGGAGCCGTCGACCCGATCGTGCGTGCCGAACTGCAGCGGGAGCTGCTGCGTCTGCAGGGCGAACTCGGCAAGACCGTCGTCTTCGTCACCCATGACATCGACGAGGCGTTCCTCCTCGGCGATCAGGTCGTGATCATGCAGCTCGGCGGTCAGATCTCGCAGGCCGCGTCACCGGCGGAGATCCTCGCGAATCCCGCCGACGACTTCGTCGCCGACTTCGTCGGGGCCGATCGCGGCAAGCGCGCCCTGCACGTGACCGAGGTCGACGGGCGCAGGCTCGTCGTCGACGACGACGGACGCCCCGCGGGAGTGCTCGCCTCGTGA
- a CDS encoding TetR/AcrR family transcriptional regulator codes for MPNVDLILGADPRRRRSIRTEPTQRRSTQRLDALLDAAAEIVDESGFERLTTQMVAERAGASIGTVYRYFPDRVAVLYALRERSVRRFRERVADDMEGIELLHWWHVMDVALEAAAAMYRDEPGFSVVHAGRRETAEGDIEPELAHRLARLIEAEFGGDSDQAELRFRIGVSIELGDALVSRAFERDVAGDDRYLAEAKRLVREYLTEHLGEPVAASHVA; via the coding sequence GTGCCCAACGTCGACCTGATCCTGGGGGCCGATCCGCGACGGAGACGCTCGATCCGCACCGAACCGACCCAGCGACGCAGCACGCAGCGGCTCGACGCCCTGCTCGATGCCGCGGCCGAGATCGTCGACGAGTCCGGGTTCGAACGGCTGACCACGCAGATGGTCGCCGAACGTGCCGGCGCCTCGATCGGCACGGTGTACCGGTACTTCCCCGATCGCGTTGCCGTGCTGTACGCGCTCCGCGAACGTTCGGTCCGGCGCTTCCGCGAGCGCGTCGCCGACGACATGGAGGGCATCGAGCTGCTCCACTGGTGGCACGTCATGGATGTGGCGCTCGAAGCGGCGGCCGCGATGTATCGCGACGAACCGGGTTTCAGCGTCGTGCACGCTGGGCGCCGTGAGACCGCCGAGGGTGACATCGAACCCGAGCTCGCCCACCGCCTCGCGCGCCTCATCGAGGCCGAGTTCGGCGGCGACTCCGACCAGGCCGAGCTGCGCTTCCGCATCGGTGTCTCGATCGAGCTGGGCGATGCCCTCGTCAGCCGTGCATTCGAGCGGGATGTCGCGGGCGATGACCGGTACCTCGCTGAGGCGAAGCGCCTCGTGCGCGAGTACCTCACCGAACACCTCGGCGAGCCGGTCGCGGCCAGCCACGTCGCCTGA
- a CDS encoding App1 family protein yields MPASSPTPAGQREHQVRHRAARLEDRIHEIRDRWARRRGHVPTVVPYTGYGSTEWVRVLCRVLLSRPVDPDDTSKRRRRRREQGIRGWRSFTSVPVSDVPVVIEVGGSRIEVLADRGGVVDTKVPVELEPGWHRATLYTEGAEPVEAPIWIVGPDVGFGVISDVDDTVMVTALPRPFVAFWNTFVLDEHARIPTPGMAVLFERLVRAHPGSPVIYLSTGAWNVAPTLTRFLSRNLYPVGPLLLTDWGPTHDRWFRSGRAHKQENLRRLAEEFPDIRWLLIGDDGQHDEELYERFALEHPENVAAVAIRRLSAGEAVLAGGRTKGEQHAPSVPWVSASDGSAIADRLADLGVL; encoded by the coding sequence ATGCCGGCGAGCTCCCCCACTCCGGCCGGGCAACGAGAGCATCAGGTCCGGCATCGTGCCGCGCGCCTCGAAGACCGCATCCACGAGATCCGTGACCGCTGGGCCCGACGACGAGGCCATGTTCCGACCGTCGTGCCCTACACCGGCTACGGCTCCACCGAATGGGTTCGAGTGCTCTGCCGCGTCCTGCTCAGTCGGCCGGTCGACCCCGATGACACGTCGAAGCGGCGGCGTCGCCGCCGTGAACAGGGCATCCGCGGATGGCGCAGCTTCACGAGCGTGCCGGTCAGCGATGTGCCCGTCGTGATCGAGGTCGGCGGCAGCCGCATCGAAGTGCTCGCCGACCGCGGCGGGGTGGTCGACACGAAGGTGCCCGTCGAACTCGAGCCCGGTTGGCACCGTGCGACCCTGTACACCGAGGGGGCCGAACCCGTCGAGGCACCGATCTGGATCGTCGGTCCGGACGTCGGGTTCGGCGTCATCTCCGACGTCGACGACACGGTGATGGTCACCGCACTCCCCCGGCCGTTCGTCGCCTTCTGGAACACCTTCGTGCTCGACGAGCACGCGCGAATCCCCACCCCGGGCATGGCGGTGCTGTTCGAGCGACTGGTGCGCGCGCACCCGGGGTCGCCGGTCATCTACCTCTCGACCGGTGCTTGGAATGTCGCACCGACGCTCACGCGATTCCTCTCGCGCAACCTCTATCCGGTCGGTCCCCTGCTCCTCACCGACTGGGGGCCGACGCACGACCGCTGGTTCCGAAGCGGCCGGGCGCACAAGCAGGAGAACCTCCGCAGGCTCGCCGAGGAGTTCCCCGACATCCGATGGCTCCTGATCGGCGATGACGGTCAGCACGATGAAGAGCTCTACGAGCGTTTCGCGCTCGAGCATCCCGAGAACGTCGCCGCCGTCGCGATCCGCCGACTCTCCGCAGGCGAGGCCGTGCTCGCCGGCGGCCGCACCAAGGGCGAGCAGCACGCTCCGAGCGTGCCCTGGGTCTCGGCGAGCGACGGCTCGGCGATCGCCGACCGGCTCGCCGACCTCGGCGTGCTCTGA
- a CDS encoding quinone-dependent dihydroorotate dehydrogenase, with amino-acid sequence MYRLLFSVFLSRMDPEDAHHLAFRAIRALPTLGLGRLVERFTAPDPALSVETLGLRFPSPFGVAAGFDKDGFAVRGLGHLGFGHVEVGTITAIAQPGNPRPRLFRLVSDRAVVNRMGFNNRGADAAAGRLSRLSRRRHRPVLGVNIGKSRVTAVEDAIADYERSATVLAPYADYLVVNVSSPNTPGLRGLQEIDSLAPLLEAVRAAAGETPLLVKIAPDLADSEIVRICELVGRLGLDGIIATNTTISREGLRAEASAVEAIGAGGLSGAPLAARSLEVLRLIRAQVPAELCVVSVGGVETAADVQERLDAGATLVQGYTAFLYLGPLWARQVNRGLARLARGRRPAVAA; translated from the coding sequence ATGTATCGACTTCTCTTCTCCGTCTTCCTCTCCCGCATGGACCCGGAGGATGCCCACCATCTCGCGTTCCGCGCCATCCGGGCGCTGCCGACGCTCGGTCTCGGCAGGCTCGTCGAGCGCTTCACGGCGCCTGATCCGGCGCTCTCCGTCGAGACCCTGGGCCTGCGCTTCCCGTCACCGTTCGGCGTCGCCGCCGGCTTCGACAAAGACGGATTCGCGGTGCGGGGCCTCGGACACCTCGGCTTCGGGCACGTCGAGGTCGGCACCATCACGGCGATCGCCCAGCCGGGCAACCCGCGCCCGCGACTCTTCCGGCTCGTGAGCGATCGAGCGGTCGTCAACCGCATGGGCTTCAACAATCGCGGTGCGGATGCCGCGGCCGGTCGTCTCTCCCGGCTGTCACGTCGCCGCCACCGACCGGTGCTCGGCGTGAACATCGGCAAGAGCCGGGTGACGGCCGTCGAGGACGCGATCGCCGACTACGAGCGGAGCGCCACGGTGCTCGCGCCGTACGCCGACTACCTCGTGGTGAACGTCAGCTCGCCGAACACTCCGGGCCTTCGCGGCCTGCAGGAGATCGACTCGCTCGCGCCGCTCCTCGAAGCGGTCCGCGCGGCGGCGGGCGAGACCCCCCTGCTCGTGAAGATCGCCCCCGATCTCGCCGACTCGGAGATCGTACGCATCTGCGAACTCGTCGGCCGCCTCGGCCTCGACGGCATCATCGCGACGAACACGACCATCTCCCGAGAGGGGCTCCGCGCCGAGGCATCCGCTGTCGAGGCAATCGGTGCCGGCGGACTCTCGGGCGCGCCGCTCGCCGCTCGATCGCTCGAGGTGCTCCGCCTCATCCGTGCACAGGTGCCCGCTGAGCTCTGCGTCGTCTCGGTCGGCGGGGTCGAGACCGCCGCCGACGTGCAGGAACGACTCGATGCCGGCGCCACCCTCGTGCAGGGGTATACGGCCTTCCTCTACCTCGGTCCCCTGTGGGCCAGGCAGGTCAACCGGGGGCTCGCGCGGCTCGCACGCGGGCGACGCCCCGCAGTCGCGGCGTAG
- the nrdR gene encoding transcriptional regulator NrdR, protein MYCPFCRHPDSRVIDSRTSDDGLSIRRRRQCPECGRRFSTTETASLVVIKRSGVVEPFSREKVVLGVRKACQGRPVTDSDLAVLAQKVEETIRSTGTSQIEANDIGLAILPPLRELDEVAYLRFASVYQAFDSLDDFESAIDQLREEHGRIPARPVE, encoded by the coding sequence ATGTACTGTCCCTTCTGCCGTCACCCCGATTCGCGTGTCATCGACTCCCGAACGAGCGATGACGGACTGTCGATCCGGCGCCGACGACAGTGCCCCGAGTGCGGGCGCCGATTCTCCACCACCGAGACGGCGAGCCTCGTCGTCATCAAGCGTTCCGGTGTGGTCGAACCGTTCAGCCGCGAGAAGGTCGTGCTCGGCGTCAGAAAGGCGTGCCAGGGCCGCCCCGTCACCGACTCCGATCTCGCGGTCCTCGCGCAGAAGGTCGAGGAGACGATCCGCTCGACGGGCACGTCGCAGATCGAGGCGAACGACATCGGCCTCGCGATCCTGCCGCCGCTCCGCGAACTCGACGAGGTGGCGTACCTGCGCTTCGCGAGCGTGTACCAGGCGTTCGATTCGCTCGACGACTTCGAGTCGGCGATCGATCAGCTCCGCGAGGAGCACGGCCGTATCCCGGCGAGACCGGTCGAGTGA
- the hisD gene encoding histidinol dehydrogenase, whose amino-acid sequence MLRTIDLRGRRPTTAELLALVPRAATDVSAALDAAGALVDEVRRHGETALLDQAERFDGVRPAAVRVPADELTAALAGLAPDIRAAALQTIERVRAASEAQVPAPRVTALAPGAVVEQRWQPVGRVGLYVPGGKAVYPSSVIMNVVPAQVAGVRSIALASPPQSAFGGAIHPTIAGIAALLGITEVYAMGGAGAIGAFAYGVAGIGLEPVQRVTGPGNVFVAAAKRVVQAVTGIDAEAGPTDILVIADDSADPDFVAADLVSQAEHDELAASLLVTDSAEFAARVEERLETRSEATKHSARVRSAIGGVQSALVLVDDLEQAADFANAFGPEHLEIQVRDVDGTLARVENAGAIFVGPYSPVSLGDYAAGSNHVLPTGGQARHASGLSAATFLRPQQIVRYDEAALREVAPVIAALSAEENLPAHGAAVTARFSD is encoded by the coding sequence ATGCTGCGCACCATCGATCTCCGTGGAAGACGACCGACGACGGCGGAGCTGCTGGCCCTCGTGCCGCGTGCTGCGACCGACGTCTCGGCGGCGCTCGACGCCGCCGGCGCACTGGTCGACGAGGTCCGTCGCCACGGCGAGACGGCGCTGCTCGATCAGGCTGAGCGGTTCGACGGTGTTCGTCCCGCCGCAGTCCGGGTGCCGGCCGACGAGCTCACCGCAGCGCTTGCCGGGCTCGCTCCCGACATCAGGGCGGCCGCGCTCCAGACCATCGAGCGCGTTCGTGCGGCGAGCGAGGCGCAGGTGCCCGCGCCGCGGGTGACCGCACTCGCGCCCGGCGCGGTGGTCGAGCAGCGGTGGCAGCCGGTCGGCCGTGTCGGGCTCTACGTGCCGGGCGGCAAGGCCGTCTATCCGTCGAGCGTCATCATGAACGTCGTGCCGGCGCAGGTCGCAGGGGTGCGTTCGATCGCGCTCGCGTCCCCGCCGCAGTCGGCGTTCGGCGGGGCCATCCACCCGACGATCGCGGGTATCGCGGCGCTCCTCGGCATCACCGAGGTCTACGCCATGGGCGGGGCCGGCGCGATCGGCGCCTTCGCGTACGGTGTGGCCGGCATCGGGCTCGAGCCGGTGCAGCGCGTCACGGGGCCCGGCAACGTCTTCGTGGCTGCTGCGAAGCGGGTCGTGCAGGCGGTCACGGGCATCGATGCCGAGGCAGGGCCGACCGACATCCTCGTCATCGCCGACGACAGTGCCGACCCCGACTTCGTCGCGGCAGACCTCGTGAGCCAGGCCGAGCACGACGAACTCGCCGCCTCGCTGCTCGTGACCGATTCGGCGGAGTTCGCGGCCCGTGTCGAAGAGCGGCTCGAGACCCGCAGCGAAGCCACGAAGCACAGCGCGCGGGTGCGATCGGCGATCGGCGGCGTGCAGTCGGCGCTCGTGCTCGTCGACGACCTCGAGCAGGCCGCCGACTTCGCGAACGCCTTCGGGCCCGAGCACCTCGAGATCCAGGTGCGCGATGTCGACGGCACCCTCGCCCGCGTCGAGAACGCCGGCGCCATCTTCGTGGGCCCGTACTCGCCGGTCAGTCTCGGCGACTACGCGGCCGGATCGAATCACGTGCTGCCGACCGGTGGTCAGGCGCGCCACGCTTCGGGCCTCTCGGCGGCGACGTTCCTTCGTCCGCAGCAGATCGTCCGATACGACGAGGCTGCGCTCCGCGAGGTGGCGCCCGTCATCGCCGCACTCTCGGCGGAAGAGAACCTGCCCGCCCACGGCGCGGCGGTCACCGCCCGATTCTCCGACTGA
- the dnaE gene encoding DNA polymerase III subunit alpha, with translation MRSPVATDSFVHLHVHSEYSMLDGAARVGELIQAAKGEGMPAVAVTDHGNVFGAYDFWKQATDAGIKPIIGTEAYVTPGTARGDKTRIRWGNGGGDDVSGSGAYTHMTLLSETTEGMHNLFRLSSRASIEGYYFKPRMDRELLSTYSKGLIATTGCPSGEVQTRLRLGQYDEAVKAASDFRDIFGRENYFAEIMDHGLGIERRIMEDLHRLARDLGLPLLATNDLHYTHAADAKSHAALLCVQSGSTLDDPNRFKFDADEFYLKTAAEMRHVFRDHPEACDNTLLIAERADVQFNTSANYMPRFPVPAGESEDTWFVKEVDRGLEARYPNGIPAEVRKQADYEVGVILQMGFPGYFLVVADFINWSKSNGIRVGPGRGSGAGSMAAYAMRITDLDPLQHGLIFERFLNPDRVSMPDFDVDFDERRRGEVIKYVTEKYGDERVAQIVTYGTIKAKQALKDSGRVLGFPFSMGEKLTKAMPPAVMGKDIPLTGIFDTKHPRYKEASDIRAIVETDPEAKTVFETALGLENLKRQWGVHAAGVIMSSDPLIDIIPIMKREQDGQIVTQFDYPACESLGLIKMDFLGLRNLTIIDDALDNIEANRGHRPVLEDLALDDQGAYDLLARGDTLGVFQLDGGPMRSLLRQMKPDNFEDISAVIALYRPGPMGANSHINYALRKNRLQEITPIHPEFEESLREILDTSYGLIIYQEQVMAIAQKVAGFSLGQADILRRAMGKKKKSELDKQYEGFSGGMKANGYSDAAIQKLWEILLPFSDYAFNKAHSAAYGVLSYWTAYLKAHYPAEYMAALLTSVGDSRDKLALYLNECRRMGIKVLPPDVNESIGYFAAVGEDIRFGLGAVRNVGFNVVDAIRSARETKGRFESFHDFLKKSPLPVANKRTVESLVKAGAFDSLGATRRSLVEIHEGAVESVVKEKRAEEVGDFGFDFDSLFDDAERDAAPSLVPARPEWPKKQKLAFERDMLGLYVSDHPLAGLEVPLAKHASTTITDLMTSDSTQDADTVTVAGLVTSVQHRIAKASGNQYGMITVEDFSGEITVMFMGKAYQEFAPGLQADSIVVVRGRVSMRDDGMNLHAYSVFTPEIGQDEESGIVKISLPDQRATQETTEALRDVLVRHRGQTEVRITLTKGRVGRIFEVGQYPVTVTADLYGELKSLLGPNCLV, from the coding sequence ATGAGGAGCCCAGTGGCCACCGATTCCTTCGTCCATCTGCACGTGCACAGCGAGTACTCGATGCTCGACGGCGCAGCCAGGGTGGGGGAGCTCATCCAGGCGGCCAAGGGCGAGGGCATGCCCGCCGTCGCCGTCACCGACCATGGCAACGTGTTCGGCGCCTATGACTTCTGGAAGCAGGCCACCGACGCCGGCATCAAGCCGATCATCGGCACCGAGGCGTATGTCACGCCGGGCACGGCGCGCGGCGACAAGACCCGCATCCGCTGGGGCAACGGCGGCGGCGACGATGTCTCAGGGTCCGGCGCGTACACGCATATGACGCTGCTGTCCGAGACGACCGAGGGCATGCACAACCTCTTCCGGCTCTCGAGCCGGGCCTCGATCGAGGGCTACTACTTCAAGCCCCGCATGGATCGCGAGCTGTTGTCGACGTACTCGAAGGGGCTCATCGCGACGACCGGGTGCCCGTCGGGCGAGGTGCAGACACGCCTCCGGCTCGGCCAGTACGACGAGGCGGTCAAGGCGGCATCCGACTTTCGCGACATCTTCGGCAGAGAGAACTACTTCGCCGAGATCATGGACCACGGCCTCGGCATCGAGCGCCGCATCATGGAAGACCTGCACCGGCTCGCGAGAGACCTGGGGCTGCCGCTCCTCGCCACGAACGACCTGCATTACACGCACGCCGCCGACGCCAAGAGCCACGCGGCCCTGCTCTGCGTGCAGTCGGGCTCGACGCTCGACGACCCGAACCGGTTCAAGTTCGATGCCGACGAGTTCTACCTGAAGACGGCCGCCGAGATGCGGCACGTCTTCCGCGACCACCCCGAGGCGTGCGACAACACGCTGCTCATCGCCGAGCGCGCCGACGTGCAGTTCAACACCAGCGCCAACTACATGCCGCGCTTCCCGGTGCCGGCGGGCGAGAGCGAAGACACCTGGTTCGTCAAAGAGGTCGACCGCGGACTCGAGGCGCGATATCCGAACGGCATCCCCGCCGAGGTGCGCAAACAGGCCGACTACGAGGTCGGCGTCATCCTGCAGATGGGCTTCCCCGGCTACTTCCTCGTCGTCGCCGACTTCATCAACTGGTCGAAGAGCAACGGCATCCGCGTCGGGCCCGGCCGCGGCTCCGGTGCCGGCTCGATGGCGGCCTACGCCATGCGCATCACCGATCTCGATCCGCTGCAGCACGGCCTCATCTTCGAGCGGTTCCTGAACCCCGACCGCGTCTCGATGCCCGACTTCGACGTCGACTTCGACGAGCGTCGGCGCGGCGAGGTCATCAAGTACGTGACCGAGAAATACGGCGACGAGCGCGTCGCTCAGATCGTCACCTACGGCACGATCAAGGCCAAGCAGGCGCTCAAGGACTCGGGCCGCGTGCTCGGCTTCCCGTTCTCGATGGGCGAGAAGCTCACGAAGGCGATGCCGCCCGCCGTCATGGGGAAAGACATCCCGCTCACCGGCATCTTCGACACGAAGCATCCGCGGTACAAAGAGGCCTCCGACATCCGGGCCATCGTCGAGACGGATCCCGAGGCGAAGACCGTCTTCGAGACCGCGCTCGGCCTCGAGAACCTGAAGCGCCAGTGGGGCGTGCACGCGGCCGGCGTGATCATGTCGAGCGATCCGCTGATCGACATCATCCCGATCATGAAGCGCGAGCAGGACGGTCAGATCGTCACGCAGTTCGATTACCCGGCGTGCGAGTCGCTCGGCCTCATCAAGATGGACTTCCTGGGGCTGCGCAACCTCACCATCATCGACGACGCCCTCGACAACATCGAGGCGAACCGCGGGCATCGGCCGGTGCTCGAAGACCTCGCGCTCGACGACCAGGGCGCCTACGACCTGCTTGCGAGGGGCGACACGCTCGGGGTCTTCCAGCTCGACGGCGGGCCGATGCGGTCGCTGCTGCGACAGATGAAGCCCGACAACTTCGAAGACATCTCGGCCGTCATCGCACTGTACCGCCCTGGCCCCATGGGTGCGAACTCGCACATCAACTACGCGTTGCGCAAGAACCGCCTGCAGGAGATCACCCCGATCCACCCCGAATTCGAAGAGTCGCTCCGGGAGATCCTCGATACGAGCTACGGCCTGATCATCTATCAGGAGCAGGTGATGGCGATCGCGCAGAAGGTCGCAGGGTTCTCGCTCGGCCAGGCCGACATCCTGCGGCGCGCGATGGGCAAGAAGAAGAAGTCCGAACTCGACAAGCAGTACGAGGGCTTCTCGGGAGGCATGAAGGCCAACGGCTATTCGGATGCTGCGATCCAGAAGCTCTGGGAGATCCTGCTCCCGTTCTCGGACTACGCGTTCAACAAGGCCCACTCGGCCGCCTACGGCGTGCTGAGCTACTGGACCGCGTACCTCAAGGCGCACTACCCGGCCGAGTACATGGCGGCGCTGCTCACCAGTGTCGGTGATTCGCGTGACAAGCTCGCCCTCTACCTCAACGAATGCCGTCGAATGGGCATCAAGGTGCTGCCGCCCGACGTGAACGAATCGATCGGCTACTTCGCCGCCGTCGGTGAAGACATCCGCTTCGGGCTCGGCGCGGTGCGCAACGTCGGGTTCAACGTGGTCGACGCGATCCGCAGCGCACGTGAGACGAAGGGCCGGTTCGAGTCCTTCCACGACTTCCTGAAGAAGTCGCCGCTCCCGGTGGCGAACAAGCGCACGGTCGAGTCTCTCGTGAAGGCCGGCGCGTTCGACTCGCTCGGCGCGACGCGTCGCTCGCTCGTCGAGATCCATGAGGGCGCCGTCGAGTCGGTCGTGAAGGAGAAGCGGGCCGAGGAGGTCGGCGACTTCGGCTTCGACTTCGACAGCCTCTTCGACGACGCCGAGCGGGATGCCGCGCCGTCGCTCGTGCCCGCGCGTCCGGAATGGCCGAAGAAGCAGAAACTGGCCTTCGAGCGCGACATGCTGGGACTCTACGTGTCCGATCACCCGCTCGCCGGGCTCGAGGTTCCACTCGCGAAGCACGCCTCGACGACCATCACCGACCTGATGACCTCGGACTCGACGCAGGATGCCGACACCGTCACGGTGGCGGGTCTCGTCACGAGCGTGCAGCATCGCATTGCGAAGGCCTCGGGCAACCAGTACGGCATGATCACGGTCGAGGACTTCTCGGGCGAGATCACGGTGATGTTCATGGGCAAGGCGTACCAGGAGTTCGCCCCCGGCCTGCAGGCCGATTCGATCGTGGTCGTTCGCGGTCGGGTCAGCATGCGTGACGACGGCATGAACCTGCATGCCTACAGCGTGTTCACGCCCGAGATCGGTCAAGACGAGGAATCCGGAATCGTGAAGATCTCGCTGCCCGACCAGCGGGCGACGCAGGAGACGACCGAGGCGCTCCGAGACGTGCTCGTACGTCATCGCGGGCAGACCGAGGTGCGAATCACACTGACGAAGGGACGCGTCGGTCGCATCTTCGAGGTCGGGCAGTACCCGGTCACGGTGACCGCCGACCTCTACGGGGAGCTGAAGAGCCTGCTCGGTCCGAACTGCCTCGTCTGA